Proteins encoded by one window of Xiphias gladius isolate SHS-SW01 ecotype Sanya breed wild chromosome 15, ASM1685928v1, whole genome shotgun sequence:
- the ern2 gene encoding serine/threonine-protein kinase/endoribonuclease IRE1 isoform X3 codes for MKESLFGVMGALGRLLLSLLLLSWDGKLFQVGGVRSVTLPESLLFVSTLDGSLHAVSKQSGDIKWTLREDPIIQVPVYLTEPGFLPDPNDGSLYVLGGKYKEGLMKLPFTIPELVQSAPCRSSDGILYTGKKQDVWFVVDPETGEKQTSLTTSSSESICPNTPLLYIGRTEYVVTMFDTKTQELRWNATYNDYSAPPYDEKQDYKMAHLVSSGDGLVVTVDRESGDVLWSQNYGSPVVGVYLYSGESLRHAPHLSLAMETLRFLTFSSAGDQADAHATLKWSYQFVKEQASAQTQLVPTLYVGKLDSHLYASTSLVHHGVSLVPRGLTLARIEGPLTAGVTVRERGECEITPSTDVRYPPGSTNSRKNHWLLIGHHELPPLAHTTMLRDFPVTLQRSGEAVIPPRQPGSSASPVSPASHYHQRYFQTVAGSHSDTNANRGGVDGGTSGQAQRPSTVLPVYMTQDRLTLAVLTLLLGGWLAFVLTYPVRAAQQLKAQRQMEEAFESRLQRMQTDMQTNVQTVTLVSSDTTLSTDTNLSREGNSEEVQVGKISFTPSEVLGHGTAGTFVFRGKFDGRHVAVKRILPECFEVAEREVQLLRESDTHPNVIRYFCTERDRLFTYIAIELCAATLQQYVEDPSCFPELNPITLMEQTMCGLSHLHSLNIVHRDLKPRNILLSGPSVLGRVRALISDFGLCKKIPDGRSSFSLRSGIPGTEGWIAPEVLRDTPGNKPTAAVDVFSAGCVFYYVVSRGQHPFGDALRRQVNILSGEYSLSHFMADIHDDVIAQDLIEQMISAEAESRPSTACVLKHPFFWSPEKQLLFFQDVSDRIEKEPADSPIVVRLETAGRVVVRINWRMHISVPLQTDLRRFRTYKGNSVRDLLRAMRNKKHHYHELPPEVQETLGELPEGFVSYFTSRFPRLLMHTHAALHICAHERLFHPYYLPPGAK; via the exons ATGAAAGAAAGTCTTTTCGGGGTCATGGGGGCTCTGGGACGCCTGCTGCTGTCGCTTCTCCTGCTGTCCTGGGACGGGAAACTATTTCAG GTCGGAGGGGTCAGATCAGTCACCCTTCCAGAATCCCTCCTGTTCGTCTCGACACTGGATGGTAGTCTGCATGCCGTCTCCAAACAATCAGGAGACATCAAGTGGACCCTAAGAGAAG ACCCCATCATCCAAGTGCCGGTCTACCTCACAGA GCCGGGTTTTCTACCAGACCCCAATGACGGCAGTTTATACGTACTGGGTGGCAAGTACAAGGAAGGCCTGATG AAACTGCCTTTCACCATCCCAGAGCTGGTTCAGTCAGCTCCTTGCAGGAGCTCTGatggtatactgtatacag GCAAAAAGCAGGATGTGTGGTTCGTAGTGGATCCTGAGACAGGGGAGAAGCAAACCAGTTtaaccacctcctcctctgaatCCATCTGCCCCAACACTCCTCTGCTCTACATAGGACGCACAG aatATGTGGTTACCATGTTTGACACCAAGACACAGGAGCTGCGATGGAACGCCACGTACAACGATTACTCTGCTCCCCCTTATGATGAGAAACAAGACTACA AAATGGCCCATCTTGTGTCGAGTGGTGATGGACTTGTTGTGACAGTTGACAGAGAGTCAG GTGATGTCCTGTGGAGTCAGAACTATGGCTCACCTGTCGTGGGGGTCTACCTGTATTCTGGTGAGTCGCTACGGCACGCCCCCCACCTGTCCCTTGCCATGGAAACGCTACGCTTCCTCACCTTCTCCTCTGCCGGCGACCAGGCAGACGCACATGCCACTTTGAAGTGGAGCTATCAGTTTGTGAAGGAGCAAGCCAGCGCACAAACACAACTTGT ACCGACTCTCTATGTTGGAAAACTGGACTCTCACCTCTATGCCTCGACTTCCCTTGTCCACCATGGAGTCTCTCTAGTG CCTCGGGGTCTGACCCTGGCTCGGATCGAAGGTCCTCTGACGGCTGGAGTGACGGTCAGAGAGCGAGGGGAGTGTGAGATTACACCGTCCACTGATGTGCGCTATCCACCAGGAAGCACAAACAGCCGGAAAAACCACTGGCTGCTAatag gcCATCATGAGCTCCCTCCATTAGCCCACACCACCATGCTGAGGGATTTCCCAGTCACCCTGCAGCGTTCTGGTGAGGCCGTCATCCCTCCCCGTCAACCTGGCTCCTCTGCCTCCCCTGTCTCCCCGGCCTCCCACTACCACCAGAGATAT TTCCAGACGGTTGCTGGTAGTCATAGCGACACTAATGCTAACAGAGGAGGGGTGGATGGGGGGACCTCAGGACAGGCTCAGAGGCCGAGCACCGTGCTGCCGGTCTACATGACTCAGGACCGCCTGACTCTGGCTGTTCTGACGCTGCTGCTGGGAGGATGGCTGGCCTTCGTGCTCACGTACCCCGTT cGCGCAGCCCAGCAGCTGAAAGCTCAAAGGCAAATGGAGGAGGCTTTTGAGTCTCGTCTCCAGCGCATGCAGACCGACATGCAGACAAACGTTCAGACAGTGACCTTGGTTTCTTCAGACACAACCCTTTCTACTGACACAAACCTCTCCCGTG aAGGAAACAGTGAGGAGGTGCAGGTGGGCAAAATCTCCTTCACTCCATCCGAGGTCCTTGGCCACGGCACAGCGGGAACGTTTGTATTCAG GGGTAAATTCGACGGACGGCATGTGGCGGTGAAGCGAATCCTGCCGGAGTGTTTTGaggtggcagagagagaggtgcaGCTCCTCCGAGAGTCTGACACGCACCCGAATGTCATCCGATACTTCTGCACAGAGAGAGACCGCCTCTTCACATACATCGCCATCGAGCTGTGCGCTGCAACCCTGCAACAG TATGTGGAGGATCCATCTTGCTTTCCTGAGTTGAATCCTATAACTCTGATGGAACAGACCATGTGTGGCCTTTCACACCTCCACTCACTCAACATAG TCCATCGTGACCTGAAGCCTAGAAACATCCTCCTTTCTGGCCCCAGCGTGCTGGGTCGGGTCCGAGCTCTCATCTCTGACTTTGGGCTCTGTAAGAAGATTCCAGACGGTCGGAGCAGCTTTTCTTTGCGGTCGGGAATACCAGGGACTGAAGGATGGATAGCACCTGAAGTACTGCGGGATACGCCTGGAAATAAACCG ACAGCTGCCGTGGACGTGTTCTCAGCCGGCTGTGTGTTTTACTACGTGGTCAGCAGGGGGCAGCACCCTTTTGGCGATGCGCTGAGACGGCAGGTCAACATCCTGTCAGGAGAGTATTCACTCTCACATTTTATGGCGGATATACACG ATGACGTCATAGCGCAGGATCTGATTGAGCAAATGATCAGTGCTGAGGCCGAGTCACGCCCCTCCACCGCCTGCGTGCTCAAACATCCGTTCTTCTGGAGCCCGGAGAAGCAGCTGCTCTTTTTCCAG GATGTGAGTGACCGCATAGAGAAGGAACCAGCAGACAGTCCGATCGTGGTCAGACTGGAAACTGCAGGGAGAGTTGTGGTCCGAATCAACTGGAGGATGCATATCTCTGTGCCTCTACAGACAG ACTTGCGGCGATTCAGGACATATAAAGGAAACTCGGTCCGAGATCTGCTGAGAGCCATGAGGAATAAG